The following are encoded together in the Verrucomicrobiia bacterium genome:
- a CDS encoding LamG-like jellyroll fold domain-containing protein has translation MKPFTLKRTVRTALPVIGVALALHGGNPAFAVAEADLLVAYDQSYSSSVGGQDNANVLTANAVAGCNAIHERSGTGAKVRIVGYYQAAQSLYQATSKGGFVNWMASYDSHMTDVVDAGNARGADLVTWLCVSTADGAAAVAQQPGRYSAFDPGQFWAAVVAHELGGHNFGCAHEGGKGDPSKTVMMHNYCGGGATPPYFFSNPNIWLNGIRLQGDGGCLGWVANGGDNAYLISTTCQGVSDSYGRVITAPNLDNVVRHWSFNQPAAAVSAGTTVTDLVSGVAMATVQGNGAVFNGSGLVLPGGAAGSGAAYLQLPGGIISAYTDVTIEIWARTISAQNWARLMDFNNGTANYIMLTACNGTDLNAQRFDSANGGTSVTLDSGLPTAAGVLHHYAITYASTGGSSGRWTWYRDGDEVAYLDVGYALSALQDVNNWLGRSAYGSDALANCEYDEVRISNVAMTRDQIAANARLGPNRVSADAVLTGDDPIGSASFAAAGNWSDGLAPGAGKSYETYGFRLRTPADGISRSFAGQSLKLTGGALTWKGTSSSTITVNDLSLGGTDAELLNAGSGTWTLAGNLNVAADEARVRAANGPVNLAANLSGGGDLLLVNNTVTLSGNNTAFTGKTIVGDGRFSAISINSEARLGANPTNFVADQLTLNRGILYNTGNLTLSNSNRGIRVGASAALFNVAPGTTLTLAVPLSSSASGDSLVTVPLYPNPVSGLLIKENTGTLVLTHPNNSHVGEIDINGGTFTVGGAGRLNNGDQAMPVVNNGTLTFSTTADQIVSGAISGSGTLIKSSTGTLTLSGANAMSGAMLVNGGKLLVNGATTGSGPVTVASGGTLGGTGSVTGRVTVQAGGTISPGPGIGTFTANGNVTLQLGTTTFMEIRKSPFGGDQVVVGGTLTLGGTLQVTNLAGTLAYGDTFTLFQAGTISGSFSAYSLPALAAGLKWDTNAILSGVISVGSTNDVPPLVPAGLSASWVAPTQVRLVWNAAYGATSYSIQRAPTAGGPYTMIATGVTSTSFSNGGLVPGTSYYYVVSAVNSFGESANSAPAAAIAMVTKALWNFEEGTADAYVPYSPGTAGQYDGSIHDVSGSGNPLSAWSSSWEWYRAQVPAAVTPQTGTANTLSVQNANSYPAMSAIGTALTTWSPAQWTMEAVIRPDSATSGFQTFIGRDSQGAYAGNTALSTLYFAVRPAGSLAIQFTDAAGNNWNLESAGSAVASAKWQAVAATSDGRTLALYLKNVTDGAANYTLLGTLDISASANPALATGAGDGADWDPGVIAVSRGLYNGGHTDRFFGYLDDIRLTTGVLNPAAFLYSSPPALPAAPTGLAANVGANNRIDLSWPPSGDATSYYVKRATVSGGPYTTIGNPVGTSFVDNGLVNGTVYYYTLSAVNAVGESPNAGETAVRLVSLTPPSLTLTPDGGTNLFTLSWPADHTGWRLQMQTNSLGTNWFDVPGATATNLMTLPVNPANASVFYRLVYP, from the coding sequence TCGCGCTGGCGCTTCACGGTGGCAACCCGGCCTTCGCTGTTGCCGAGGCAGATTTGCTGGTGGCCTACGATCAGAGCTATTCCTCCTCCGTGGGCGGGCAGGACAACGCGAACGTGCTCACCGCCAACGCCGTGGCGGGTTGCAATGCCATTCACGAGCGCAGCGGCACCGGCGCGAAGGTCCGCATCGTTGGCTATTATCAGGCGGCCCAGAGTCTTTATCAGGCCACGTCCAAGGGCGGATTCGTCAATTGGATGGCGAGTTATGATTCGCACATGACGGACGTGGTGGATGCCGGCAACGCACGCGGCGCGGATTTGGTGACTTGGCTTTGTGTTTCCACCGCAGATGGCGCCGCGGCCGTGGCGCAGCAGCCGGGCCGTTACTCGGCCTTCGACCCGGGCCAGTTTTGGGCCGCGGTCGTGGCGCATGAACTCGGCGGGCACAACTTCGGTTGTGCTCACGAAGGCGGCAAAGGCGATCCCAGCAAGACGGTGATGATGCACAATTATTGCGGGGGCGGCGCCACGCCGCCGTATTTTTTCAGCAACCCGAACATCTGGCTCAATGGGATCCGGCTGCAAGGGGACGGTGGCTGCCTGGGCTGGGTAGCCAATGGGGGCGACAATGCCTACCTCATCAGCACCACCTGTCAGGGTGTTTCGGACAGTTACGGGCGGGTGATTACCGCGCCGAATTTGGACAACGTCGTTCGTCACTGGTCCTTCAACCAGCCCGCCGCGGCCGTCTCGGCGGGCACGACGGTCACCGATTTGGTTTCAGGTGTGGCCATGGCCACCGTTCAGGGCAATGGCGCCGTCTTCAACGGCAGCGGCCTGGTGTTGCCCGGTGGTGCGGCCGGCAGTGGCGCGGCGTATCTGCAATTGCCTGGCGGAATCATCTCGGCCTACACGGATGTCACCATCGAAATTTGGGCCCGGACGATCTCGGCGCAGAACTGGGCGCGGCTGATGGATTTCAACAACGGCACGGCCAACTACATCATGCTCACGGCGTGCAACGGCACGGATTTGAACGCACAGCGCTTCGACTCGGCCAACGGCGGGACCTCCGTCACCCTCGACAGCGGCCTTCCGACGGCGGCCGGCGTGCTGCATCATTACGCGATCACCTACGCGAGCACGGGCGGCAGCAGTGGACGCTGGACCTGGTATCGCGACGGCGATGAGGTGGCCTATCTCGACGTGGGCTACGCGTTGTCGGCCTTGCAGGACGTGAACAACTGGCTGGGCCGCTCGGCCTACGGCTCGGATGCGCTGGCCAACTGCGAGTATGACGAAGTCCGCATCAGCAACGTGGCGATGACCCGCGACCAAATCGCCGCCAACGCGCGGCTCGGCCCGAACCGGGTGAGTGCCGATGCGGTCCTCACCGGCGACGATCCGATTGGCTCGGCTTCGTTCGCTGCGGCCGGGAACTGGAGCGACGGGCTGGCGCCGGGCGCCGGCAAGAGCTATGAGACGTATGGATTCCGGCTCCGCACGCCCGCGGACGGCATTTCGCGATCCTTCGCGGGACAATCCCTGAAGCTCACGGGTGGCGCGCTGACCTGGAAGGGCACCTCCAGCAGCACGATCACCGTCAATGATTTGAGCCTCGGAGGCACCGACGCGGAACTCCTGAACGCCGGTTCCGGGACGTGGACACTGGCCGGAAATCTCAACGTTGCCGCCGACGAGGCGCGGGTGCGCGCTGCCAACGGTCCGGTGAACCTCGCCGCCAACCTGAGCGGCGGCGGCGATCTGCTGCTGGTGAACAACACGGTGACGTTGAGCGGCAACAACACCGCGTTCACCGGAAAAACCATCGTTGGCGACGGACGTTTTAGCGCCATTTCAATCAATTCCGAAGCCCGCCTCGGCGCCAATCCTACCAACTTTGTTGCTGACCAGCTCACGCTCAATCGCGGCATCCTTTACAACACCGGCAATCTGACCCTCTCCAACTCGAACCGCGGCATCCGGGTTGGCGCGAGCGCGGCCCTGTTCAACGTGGCTCCCGGCACGACGCTGACGCTGGCGGTGCCGTTGTCCAGCTCCGCCTCGGGGGATTCGCTGGTCACCGTCCCGCTATATCCCAATCCGGTTTCCGGCCTGCTGATCAAGGAGAACACCGGCACGCTGGTGCTGACGCATCCGAACAATTCGCACGTTGGGGAAATCGACATCAATGGCGGCACCTTCACCGTGGGTGGCGCAGGCCGGCTGAACAATGGCGATCAGGCCATGCCGGTTGTCAACAACGGCACGCTCACCTTCAGCACCACGGCGGATCAAATCGTAAGCGGCGCCATTTCCGGCAGCGGCACGCTGATCAAAAGCAGCACGGGGACGTTGACGCTTTCCGGCGCCAACGCGATGAGCGGCGCCATGCTGGTCAACGGCGGAAAGCTGTTGGTCAATGGCGCCACCACCGGCTCTGGCCCCGTGACAGTGGCAAGCGGCGGAACCCTTGGTGGAACCGGGTCTGTGACCGGGCGGGTGACGGTGCAAGCCGGAGGAACCATTTCGCCGGGCCCGGGCATTGGAACGTTCACCGCAAATGGCAACGTGACCCTTCAGTTGGGCACCACGACCTTCATGGAGATTCGTAAATCTCCGTTCGGTGGCGACCAGGTGGTCGTCGGCGGCACGCTGACGCTGGGCGGGACGCTTCAGGTGACGAACCTGGCAGGCACGCTGGCGTATGGTGATACGTTCACCCTGTTTCAGGCCGGGACAATCAGTGGCAGCTTCTCCGCTTATTCGTTGCCGGCGCTCGCGGCCGGGCTCAAATGGGACACGAATGCCATCCTTTCCGGCGTCATCAGCGTCGGCTCCACGAACGACGTGCCGCCGCTGGTTCCGGCCGGCTTGTCCGCGTCGTGGGTTGCTCCCACGCAGGTGCGGCTGGTTTGGAATGCGGCCTACGGGGCAACGTCCTACAGCATTCAACGCGCCCCCACTGCGGGCGGACCTTACACGATGATCGCGACGGGCGTGACCAGCACGAGCTTCAGCAACGGTGGTCTCGTTCCAGGCACGAGCTATTACTACGTGGTCAGCGCGGTGAACTCGTTTGGGGAAAGCGCCAACAGCGCACCGGCGGCCGCCATCGCCATGGTCACCAAGGCGCTTTGGAATTTTGAGGAGGGAACGGCGGATGCTTACGTGCCTTACAGTCCGGGCACCGCCGGTCAATATGACGGCAGCATCCACGATGTTTCCGGCAGCGGAAATCCGCTCTCCGCGTGGTCGTCGAGCTGGGAATGGTATCGGGCGCAGGTTCCCGCCGCCGTTACCCCACAAACCGGCACGGCCAACACGCTCAGCGTGCAGAACGCAAACAGCTATCCCGCGATGTCCGCCATCGGCACCGCGCTCACCACGTGGAGCCCGGCACAGTGGACGATGGAGGCGGTCATCCGGCCCGACTCGGCCACGAGTGGCTTTCAGACCTTCATCGGCCGGGACAGTCAGGGCGCCTACGCGGGCAATACGGCGTTGTCCACCCTCTATTTCGCCGTGCGTCCTGCCGGCAGTCTGGCCATTCAGTTCACGGATGCGGCAGGGAACAATTGGAACCTGGAATCCGCAGGCAGCGCCGTCGCCTCCGCCAAATGGCAGGCCGTGGCCGCGACCTCCGATGGCCGGACGCTCGCGCTCTATTTGAAGAACGTCACCGACGGCGCGGCCAATTACACGTTGCTTGGCACGCTGGACATCTCGGCCAGCGCCAACCCGGCGCTTGCCACCGGAGCGGGCGATGGTGCGGACTGGGATCCGGGCGTCATCGCCGTCAGCCGCGGTCTCTACAACGGCGGCCATACGGACCGCTTCTTCGGTTATCTGGATGATATTCGCCTGACAACCGGCGTGCTCAATCCGGCGGCGTTTTTGTATAGCTCGCCACCGGCACTCCCGGCGGCGCCGACCGGCCTTGCGGCCAACGTGGGCGCGAACAATCGGATTGATTTGAGCTGGCCGCCCAGCGGTGACGCCACGAGTTACTACGTCAAGCGGGCCACCGTCAGCGGCGGGCCATACACGACCATCGGCAACCCGGTCGGCACCAGCTTCGTGGACAACGGCCTGGTCAACGGCACAGTGTATTACTACACGCTCTCGGCGGTGAATGCGGTTGGCGAAAGCCCGAATGCGGGCGAGACAGCCGTCCGGTTGGTTTCGTTGACGCCGCCAAGCCTCACGCTCACGCCGGACGGCGGCACCAACCTGTTTACGCTGTCCTGGCCGGCGGATCACACGGGCTGGCGGCTGCAAATGCAGACCAATTCGCTGGGGACAAATTGGTTTGACGTCCCCGGCGCGACCGCGACCAACCTGATGACGTTGCCGGTGAATCCAGCCAACGCCAGTGTGTTTTACCGGCTCGTTTACCCGTGA